The DNA region ACGGGAGTCAGAATTTCCTGGTGGGATGTCTGTTGCCAGCAATGGGCACACTGAAAACTCAGGCGTTAAGGAGTTAATGAGTGCTGTCCACATGGAGTTGGTATCTTCTAGTGGAGAAGCAGATTTGCACACTCCTATGCTCAAACATTCGTACAGTACCTCACAGGAATTTAGCTCCCGAGAGGAACTGCTTTGTCATAAGGAGAAAGACAAGAGCCGAATCTCCATGGAGAACCTGACTCCTAGTGGGACTTTAAGAAAAGACTACCATAAGTCAGGGGATACTTTTCCTTCAAAACTAAGAAACTCCATGGAAACATCAGAAGGATATGAGTCCCCTATCAAAGAAGATTACAGGAGAAGTTACAATGCTATGTTGTCTCAACCTTTATGTgaaaagcaagagaaagagaTTCAAGCATCCATAAACCATATTTCTTCAGGAAGTAAATACAATATTCAGGAACAAATGTACCCCTCCCCATCAGCCCCTGAAAAAGAACTGCTAGATTGCAGACCTACTGAATGTATGATGTCTCGTTCTGTTGATCATCTTGAACGACCTACATCTTTTCCTCGACCAGGTCAGTTGATCTGCTGCAATTCTGTTGACCAAGTTAATGACAGTATTTACAGAAAAGTATTGCCTGCATTGGTCATCCCAGGTCATTACATGAAGTTACCAGGAGAACACTCTTATGTTAGCCAACCATTGGTTGTCCCAGCTGACCAGCAGATTGATATTGAAAGACTTCAGGCTGAGCTTTCTAACCCTCATGTGCAGCTTTTTCCGCATCCTCAGCAGCAGATGCAACCCCAACAGTTATCATCACAAGCAATATCTCAGCAACATTTGCAAGATGCAGGTGCAAGTGAATGGAGTCCACAAAATGCTTCTATGTCGGAGTCCATATCCATTCCTGCCTCACTTAATGATGCATCTCTGGCTCAAATGAATAGTGAAGTGCAGCTCCTTACAGAAAAAGCTCTGATGGAGCTAGGAGGTGGAAAGCCATTGCCTCATCCTCGGGCATGGTTTGTTTCTCTAGATGGACGTTCAAATGCTCATGTTAGACATTCATACATTGATCTCCAAAGAGCTGGAAGGAATGGAAGTAATGATGCCAGTTTGGATTCTGGTGTTGACATGAATGAACCAAAATCTGCCCAAAGGGGAAGAGGAGATCATTTGTCCCTGCAACAGACTCACCAGCCACTACAGGCAAACCATCAAAGAGAGCAGAAAGTGTCAGATAGCACAGCTTATACACAGCTTGTGTATTTGGATGATATGGACCAAAGTGGCAGTGAATGTGGAACAGCAGTTTGCAGCCCTGAGGACAGTACCCTAAGAAGCTTATTGGATGGAGCTAGCAGGAGAAGTGGGGTCCAGTTGCCCAGCCTGCAGGAGGAAACAATAAAAAGAACAGCAGAAACCACACCTGACCCACTAACTAGTCCCGAACATGGAACATCCATCCACGATGAAGATGACGACGATGATGAAGATGACCAAGGAGAAGATAAAAAGAGTCCTTGGCAAAAACGAGAGGAAAGACCACTGATGGCttttaatataaagtgagctaTTGCAAATCCACCTTTCTGTGGAGTATGAAATTGCCAAATATTCTTTCTGTGGAAGTGCTTAATTGTTtgtggaagaggaaaggaaaatctGTGATGGGGAACACTGAAAGAACTTTAAATGCATTACTGTGTAAATGTTAGAGAAGAATTAAATCattactctgaaaagtgatttaATGGATGCCTCCAGTGAGACAGCTGTAAGAAGAGTGTGATTGGTATTCCATTTACTTGATGTTAGTCATCAAGGATGTTGAAAATATTGACATTGTTTTGGCAGGTTTATGACCTCAAATCTCCTTTGAATGGGAGCAGGTGAATCTTTGTTACATTTTCTTAAGTCAATTTTATCACGATAATGCTACTGAAAGGGTATCTTAAACACAAGAATTTGACACTTGGTGTCTAAAGTTATGCATTATCTCAAAGGAAGGCTATGCATTGCTGCTTTTTAATATTTTGCTTATACTatgcttttcttatttttacaagTTGGTTGTAAACATTTATGTCTTTATTATAATCTGTTCAGCAATTTGTTTTAATGTAAAACTGCAGGAAACTTGAGTAGCATCCCTTGGTATTGGAGCCTTTTTATGAAACAAAATCGAActttgtgtcagctgcaaacCCTTCGGTTCTGGTCTCATTAACTCCAAGTGCCTTTTTTACAGTAACAATGAACAGTCCATTCTTTTTCTAGTTGCTTTTAATTGATCTATTTGGATTTTATAAATTTCTGAAATGataccttttattttaaactgcatgCCACCAAGTGTCCCATTTGTGTTGAGCATTTCTCATTTCAATACAGTGTATTCTCTAGTTATCATGTATACTATGGATTCTGTTTAGCTAAAGTAGACTAGAGGATGTTTTAAAGGCCTGATGAAGCCAAGAATATAGTTTCATTGACCGTATATGTGGTTACTTTCCTCTGGAATCCTGTGAGCGAATCTAGCTCATATAACATGGACTATGGACCGAGCAAATGGACTGAAATGTGCTttaaatttttggaaaaaaattatgtaCTATCCAAAAGTGCCAGAATTACTCTTCTGTGCTTTCTCTTTACAGAGCTGCTTGGTTATCCAAAAATTATAATTGAAAATAAACTTCAAAAAATTAACTTTGTGGGGGTTTTTCTCTATCGGGAGTCTTCATGTTGTTGAGCAGGCAAAACTATTTTGGTTCACTTTTTGTAGTACAATTCTAtgggattaatttaattttttgtaaatCGCTTAACTATTAATTTATCCCACATTTAGGCCtccattcaggaaagcatccctatccagaaaaaagaacaggagtacttgtggcaccttagagactaacaaatttatttgagcataagctttcgtgggctacagcccacttcatcggatgtatgcagtgaaaaatacagtaggaagatatatacacagagaacatgaaataatgggtgttaccatacacgctctaacgagagtgatcagttaaggtgaactactaccagcaggagaggaaaaaaactttttgtagcgataatcaaaatggtccatttgcagcagttgacaagaaggtgtgaggaacagtatgggggggaaataaacatggggaaatagttttactttgtgtaatgacccatccactcccagtctttagtcaagcctaatttaatggtgtccattttgcaaattaattccaattcagcagtctctcattggcatcagtttttgaagttttttttattgtaatattgcgacttttaggtctgtaatcaagtgaccagggagattgaagtgttttcctactggtttttgaatgttataattcttgatgtctgatttgtgtccatttattcttttatgtagagactgtccggtttggtcaatgtacacaataataaataacagaataaatggacacaaatcagacatcaagaattataacattcaaaaaccggtcagagaacacttcaatctccctagtCACTCGAGTACATGCATATTTagatttaatctttttaaaactacttttcAAAAAATCCATTACATTATCTTGTAAAGACAAAGGCAAGCATTACTaaactaaaattacagaaatttatTTCTAAAACTGACTTTAAATTTGTTCTGCTTTTACATTTAAAGGAAAAGCATACTGATGGTTGACAATTTTTGTATAGTATTGTAATGTATATAAATTCTACTTGAAGTGAACTAAGCCAAGATGGATATTTGCACTTGCAGACctctttaaaaagtgtttaatgtttttaatactcCGATCACTTGTGGTAATATATTTTGATTGTCAGAATATGTATAAAATATGAGCCTTAGTAAATCAGATGTCTGAACTACATAAGTGAAATTAGAGAAGAATAATACAAATCAGATGACAGATAGGGTTCTTGGTTACCATCTGGTTTGTCAcggcatttccattataaaaagtTAACCCTTCTCATAATCTCACAAGCAAGTGACACTAACTCTGTGCTGACTTTGTTTAATATTCAAAACCATGCTAACCCAGATTGGTAAAATGTGAAGTCACTTGCTTATATTTTGCAGCCGCACAGTGATACAGAGACAGATTAAAAGTCGGAAAATCTGTAGAACCATGTGGAAATTCAAGAATATGACTTGACATCTGCAGATTGAAGCAACTCTAGTCCAAGTAGCATGTGACTGAGAAGATTAGTGTaagattgtgatttttttcattaaaagacTCCAGTAATGACAAAAGGTGCAAAAGTAATGAAAAAAGACAATACTTGAAAAATATGACCATTGTTTTGCAGCCAATATAACCATTTTTACAATTGTACAGACATCAAAGTATCTAGAATGTAGGGAGCTGATAGGTGGATAAAGATGGCAACTCCTCCATTTTAGATATGCATGACATATAACCTAGTTTAGGATCAAGGAAACCTCATGACCATGCTGGGAATTAATGTTCTCACTGAGTGTGCACTGATCTCATTGTTTGCAAATAAGTTCCCACTCCCTTAGCATTCTGATacccagctctcaaacttcattaAATTGTTCATAAATgaagttaagattttgtcatggttatttttaataagtcacagacaggtcacagggaATAACAAAATTAACTGTGACAATGTGGGGCTGAGAACCCAAGTCctgctgtgggaggagagggggtggtCCAGCACATACCATTTGCAGCAGCTGGGTGCTGTGGGGTCCCCCTGCCGCTCTGGGGCTGAAGCGGAAAATGTCACTGAGTCCGTgatttccagagacctctgtggcATAATCTTTGCTT from Chelonoidis abingdonii isolate Lonesome George chromosome 2, CheloAbing_2.0, whole genome shotgun sequence includes:
- the FAM171A1 gene encoding protein FAM171A1; amino-acid sequence: MSRSAALLLCLLGCNVWKAVTKTLGAPGAAREVTLKVHVSDASTHQPVTEAFIEIFTNQISIASGTSGADGTAFIKFQYKLGNQLIVTATKHAYVPNSAPWKPTRLPVFSSLSLGLLPERSATLMVYDDIVQIVSGFQGARIQPRVHFQRRALKLPENTSYSDLTTFLTAASSPWEVDSFPYLQGLDGNGTGNSTRYDLTPVTAVSVHLLNSDGTPISVNGPIYVTVPLPTNSNLKHNGHVPAWRFDQKFGTWLKSSLGLVQQEGNQLTWTYIAPQLGYWVAAMSPTNPGPIGTQDITTYHTMFLLAILGGMALILVVLLCLLLYYCRRKCLKPRQHHKKLQLSTALDGSKKDQSTSMSHINLIFSRRESEFPGGMSVASNGHTENSGVKELMSAVHMELVSSSGEADLHTPMLKHSYSTSQEFSSREELLCHKEKDKSRISMENLTPSGTLRKDYHKSGDTFPSKLRNSMETSEGYESPIKEDYRRSYNAMLSQPLCEKQEKEIQASINHISSGSKYNIQEQMYPSPSAPEKELLDCRPTECMMSRSVDHLERPTSFPRPGQLICCNSVDQVNDSIYRKVLPALVIPGHYMKLPGEHSYVSQPLVVPADQQIDIERLQAELSNPHVQLFPHPQQQMQPQQLSSQAISQQHLQDAGASEWSPQNASMSESISIPASLNDASLAQMNSEVQLLTEKALMELGGGKPLPHPRAWFVSLDGRSNAHVRHSYIDLQRAGRNGSNDASLDSGVDMNEPKSAQRGRGDHLSLQQTHQPLQANHQREQKVSDSTAYTQLVYLDDMDQSGSECGTAVCSPEDSTLRSLLDGASRRSGVQLPSLQEETIKRTAETTPDPLTSPEHGTSIHDEDDDDDEDDQGEDKKSPWQKREERPLMAFNIK